From Platichthys flesus chromosome 19, fPlaFle2.1, whole genome shotgun sequence:
AAACAGAGAAAGGGGAGGGGCGACGCGGttcagcaacaaaaacaacagagacataCGTCATGGAGGTGATTAGGAAGAACTCAGCAACCCCCTGACCTCCAACAGTGGGCATCTATGTTTGGAAAAACACAGTGGGAATCTCTGGACACTGAATTAATGTCTCCAACTCAAACACAGATCAACTGGGAGAAAACTCGCCCAGAGCTGCAAGCACATTTGAGGAAGGtcatttgtttacagtttttcgGAGGCAGGCGTTGTGGCTTCAGGTTCCAACCGCAGCCGATCTCCTCACATGACACTTCCTACTGATGGGCCCCTAAATAATCCTGCGTTTTGCTGCTCCTGAAAACCtgacctctcctctctgcacgtTGCCCAATTGTGTCCCTTTCCTTAGACATATGAGATATTCAGAGGACAGAGAATCCACTCTCCGGGTCCAAGTGAGCAGATGCCATCCTGATTACTCTATGTGCTATTTCCCAGCCAGTATGAAGAGGAATTTTCTAGACCGGACACACCCAAAGAGGATTTTGGAAAGTGAAGGAAACTTGAAAATGGCCGTGATGTGTGACTGCAGCTACGCAGGATCACTGTGGTTCCATTGTCAGAGAGCATGTGGCGCAGTCACTAATATGATTTAATTAGATAATCAAATCACTAAGACAGTGACAGAAATATGGCAACGTGGGCTTAAAAgttgatggtgttttttttgctaAAAACATCCCATCTTCACCAATTCCTTCTTTGGCAAAAAATTCTGACAAATATAATTAAACTTTTGCTCCATAATTCACAACTACGACATCATCACGTTTGTTCGAAtcaatttaaatgattattacttttaaatacaaaatgatttTAGTGTTTACTTCCCATTGTCTAGATGCATTAATGAGTTCATTTTCAAGACATTTCAACCGAAACATGCCGTGTTTGCCTCCAGTGAAAAACTCAACTGGGACCTAAAATCCTAAATTGACAAGTGAAGGTTTATCCAGCTTCAACAACTTCTCTTGACATTTTCCATTAAGCACGTTAAGGTCGGCCATGGAGATTAAGTTGTACCCAAGCATCTTACCTTGCCGAATTGCTGATCCggactacacaaaaacaaactacaTTAACTCTTCCACCTTTAAAATATTGTCAGGCCCCGCCTCCCATAGGGACATCGTGGTTAAGATGTCCCAAGTCTCTGCCTCTTGGGACAATCAGGCACGAGGCCTTGTGAAAAAGTCCCTTGAATCCCTAAAGGAAACGGCAAAGTCATTTCGAAACCATCAAACAATAAGTCGTTGGAGAAAAAGTCAGGTGGGTCTATATTCCGATGAAAGTGAAtttagtaaaaaacaaaaaggagaaatCTGATGTTTGCAGTGACCATTAGAGTCCTGGTCAACAACCTCTTTCTCAAAGACCGATCCCAACCCAAGCCTGCAAAACATTTCTTGTAcaactgaagaaaaacaaccagagCCTTTCTGAattaaacacaaactgaatttttttcgattcaattaaataaatacaataatcaTTATCATCAAAACCTGGTTAAACAATGATTTTTGATTTAACCTTTAGATCCAATATCCACTGTGTTAATACTACTTAATTACGCTTTACTACAAAACTCCCCCATTTAAAGAGAAGATCTTGCTGTAATAAACATTTCCAGAGAGCACCACTCACATCAGCTCCTGTCCAGTGTTGACGTTTcttccaaaaacaaaatgtccatCGTGTAGCGTTGGTTTACTACAAGCAGACTGTACTGATTAACCCTAAAACAAACAGACCtgcgcacaaacacagaacGCCCATGCCCTTTAATGCAAGTCCGGCTaatttctttccctttcttggtttaaaaaaaagaacagtccATGGTTACCAATTGGCAGATTGTTAATAATCCACCATGCTCCATGTCCGCTGAATGGAAGTGTTTGCTCCTTGCTCTGTGGCTTGGGAGTTAAGAAGACGCATTCAACAATATTGCTCTTTCAGAGTTAATCAGCTCTACCCTGACCAGCTAACTGGACTCACATGGCCCCGATGAGAAAGGGCTGAGAGGCAGAGCCATGCGGAAGCAAACAGAAGTCACAGAGTCACTGGATCTTATTGTGTGTATTCTGATGAAGTGAGCTCTTTTCCCCCCTGTGTGACATTATCTGTGCCTGTATATGTTTATAGTAAGTTACTGTATCTTGCAATTACTGTTGTGAGTCACACCTGAGGACAATCTACATGGACATGAAAGCTATAATTATTAATGCGGTTTTATTGCCTGAAACCCAAAGAAAGGACAGTGTACAATTTATAAAACAAGGGTGATCTTTGTTGATTTTGTTAAGAAAGTCTTAAAGTCTTAGGTCCGTCTGTTGAAGAGAGCTGCAAGTCACTGTCCCCTGATTTtgacagagaataattcatgaatttaAAAGATGGTGCTACTTACTATACAAGAGCTTTTGTTCTTTGATTGTCAATCAGTATCTTTATGCTGTCATTTAGCTTTTTGAGAGAATTCCATGGATaacataattatttttgtttttgtaaggaAAAAGGCCCCTGGGCAGACGGTCTTTAACCAAAGCAGCAGATTAATAACTGTGTGGTCGTCCtgagagagataaaaaaaaaacatctgccaTCTTCAGCGTCTCTggataaaacaataaagtttaaACCCTAACATTTATAACATACGCACTTACAGGGCGGTTTCGAATGGAAACGCCCTTTAGTTGCTTTCTATGTCTTGGGACAGCCCACAAACTTCTTCTCAGTCGAATTCCTGACCGGGGTTGACGCTCATTATCCAGAGAACGTGGTAAACAACGGCAGTAAATGTCATTGCTGCTCTTTGAGTTTATTATGCCTGTGTATGTCAGGTATTCCCCAAGAATTCTGAATTGTGCATCGACAGAAAACTGGTTCTCCAGCTGCTGCGTGCAGTGTCTTCCTATCATCTTACAGAAATAATGGATTATTTTCCAGTAcagataataaattaaaaatgttataaaTTATAACACTACACCTTTGGAAATGTATTCAATAAGACTTTGGTGTTGAAATCTTCTGTAAACCCATATGAGGCTTGTTGGATGACAGAAGGAATGGCAGTTGTGTTTTAGATCAGTTAGGTGATCAAACCGCCCTCAGCAGcatgagagaaacagagacacaggaaacCTTGTGTGGACAAAGATGTGAGCAAATGCACCAATGAGCAAAGGTTCTTGTTTTGCTAAAGCCACCCTGGTTAAATTCCGTCTCCCACCCgtacacacaaatcacatattCACTCTTTGTTAAGTAAAGACGCTCTTTCCTTGTTCAACAGAACTGATAAATCAGCCGTCAGATTGATCCGGGCAGATATATGGTACTTTGGACCTCAACCTGCGCTCATGAggacaattaaaagaaaatgtcttgaGATAAATCTGCAGACTTCATCGTCAAGATACtttagtttctttttgtttactAGTGGacatgtttttcaaattaagaTAAGTGAAGAGGAGATCTCCGTATatctatatttttaatatttagagtATATTATTAGATCGGggaattttaaatgaatttgtaTTATAAATGCTGGGATTTACTGTTCTTACCCGATAAATCTCCTCTAAGAGCAGCTTGGCACAGTTCGTCCCGAGGTCCTCTGGCAGTATGATGTCTCCCTGCCCCTGAGGCGTGGACGACATCTCGGCACTGAGGAAGGAGCCGTTCAGCGTCTCAGCCACGAGCGTCAAGCCGAAACCTGGAGACCTGAAAATTAACAGACATAAATCACTGAGCATCTATTTGTATGAGACTAACAGACACATATGGAATAGCTGAAAACCACTGGCTAATGTATATAATGGACATTGAGGTACTCACTTGCCAGAGCTGGCTCCTTTCATGTGGTCTGTGTAGATGTAGATGTCGGGAATGAACTTGTTGAGGATGCTTCTGGCTGAGTCCACTATCCTGTTCGCCATCTGAGGAGAAACTCGCACCGAATATCTGGGTTTGGAAAGTTAAGGCTCTTTCACAACTCAGTTTGTCAAAAGGGTAACGACataattaagaaaaataaaaagttgatgataaaaaaagtgtttctcaTAAACGGCTCAAGAAACAACTCACTGGCATCTGATACAAATACCTTTAAAACCAAGGGGGCATTGTGGGCCTTCATCGTGTTAACTATAGCTGTTTTTTGGTATTCACAAAGAGATAAGATGAAAAATAAGTTTGTCAATAATTAAGTCAAAAGAAAATTCTTCAACTATTTTGATATTAAATCCATTGCTTAAGTTCTTTATTAGCAAGAAGTCCACGATCaggtttctctgctgcttttctttgtgttataGATTTGTAaactttgagaaaacaaaacatctgctGTGTACAGATGAACCACGGCCTGAGAAGGATACGCCATTCCTCTGATCCTCTTGATCTTTCCTGGGTCTGTGAACTGCATTGGTCTGATGGTTCTGCGGACAGGACATGTGAACACCACCTCTCCGCCCCCACCCGGTGCCATCCCCCTCTTCACCACCTGAGGGagcaagaaagagagagtgggGTTGAGCGAAGTAGCAGgaaaaactatatatttttgcatttgctggaacatcaaataaaacatatggaTATTTTATGCTTTTTAAAGTGCAACATGATGTCTTCACCTTGAGATCAAAACCCTCTCCATCAATGCCAAACTTCTTCATCAGAGGAAGAGCAGTGGACTTCAGCATGTCGACCTGAAGCAGACAAACAGTGTTAAAAATCCTAATATCCATCCCAACATGTCTGCAAAGGATTAAAAACTGCAACCACCTAATGGAAAgccaaaataaaagaacaaaaagtcTGCACTGGATAATTTTTCATCTCGATAACAACAAGCACTGATGCTGCTCAGTGTTTCCATGACAACGCTTCTCTGTACTGTCTTCTGGTTTGTTGACATtatcctcttcttttttttttttttatgctaaaAGGGCAATAAATGGGTGATGCAGTGTCTGAGTGCTTCACTTGAGGAcataaaacatgtaaacaaagtcAGTGACCACGGATTTTCAGATAAAATCAGAGTCAATTTTCTGAATTGTTAGAGATTCAGCCTGGATGTGACCCTGACCTGTTGTGGTTTGTTCTACAGACATCAGCTCTTCTCTGCAACACAGCTGACACTGGCAGATCACTGCACATAATGATGTGTGCACAAGAGGGCAGTGTCCTTTTGGATTGAGGAGGCGTGCACTTATCCACAACATGGTTTACATATTCTCTGCAGAGGCATGAATCAGGGCCACACCCAGTTTGATCATGAGAGTTGAGTCATGAGAAAAGCAGACGGACAAATGTAGGAGACAACGAGTACAAGTGTGTTTCTCACAGACGGGTCGACTGGGTCGTTGGTGACTCCTCTCAGAGTGGCCTTCAGGGAGTTCTTCATGAATGGAGCCAGCATGAGCAGCGCTTCCAGGTAGTAACCGATGGAGCGCTGAGGGCTGCAGTCGTGTTCCACCACGCCTCCATACAACAAGCCAGGCTGGTAGAATAACACAGTGCCttgaggagaggggagaaaaaacgAGGACAGTGAGTTCCACACTTTCAGACATCCACAGAACTACCCACATTTTCCTAGAATATCCCAGAGAGTCTGTATGTGAGACCATGTTCCGGGGCTTTGATGACTTTTCTGACATGTGACGGATGTGAAATTGTAGAGAATATGAAACAACATGAttataaggggggggggaataatgGAAAACACTGCATTACTTCAGGTTAAATCTAAATTTGTCTGTTAGTGAATCTctcaacacattttcacaaactGACAGTAAACCCAGCTCTCTTACAAACCACAGGGTCAGCAGTTTAACCTCATGTCATCATTCACCTGTTTGGTTGATCTCTATTCTGGAGCCATTGGTCACTTTGTCTAAGAGTCTGATGAAGCTGGCCTCGAAATctgcagaggaaggaaaaacacagtgacgcaaacaacaacacatgttttCTTAGTTTAAGCAAAGTCTACCATAACTTACTAAATGtcagcaataacaacaatactataaataaaaccaaatgcGTTATTTAGCGTTTCTTCCCCCCATTTTGCACCAGAAGATGAGAAGTCAATAAAGTCCTGATCATAACACTGGAAACTTCTGACGATCCTCACTCACATGTGTCGAGTTAAAGTCACCAAAATGGAATAAACAACATCTCCCTTCttgcaacaataacaacaacaccaccaccaccacacaaaCTCACTGCAGCAGGCTGTTGTTGCCTTCGTCCCACACTACCCGCAACCATCCCCTCGCCCCCACCCACGCCCGACGCCCTGTTGACCAGCCTCACTCCCCAACTGCGTAACAGCTAGCGCGCTAGCCTCGGTGCTAACTGCGACGCCACACGCGGGTGAGcgggggcagagagagaaggagactcACCGCGCAGCCCCGGGTCGTCCTCCTTCCAGCGGATGCCCTTAATCTTCACCCGCTTCCCGCTGAGCGTGGACAGCACCAGCCGCTGCCTGAAGAAGTTGCAGCCGTCGTAGTCCAGTCCGTGGCTGGCCatgctgttgtttgtgttcGAGCGTCAGTGGGAATCCAGTCCACGTGTGTTGGTCCAGGAAGACGCGTGTGGTGGGAGGGGACGGGTACGGCAGCGCGCGAGGGACATAAgcgattgttttttttccttctgaaCAGTGCCGTGCTGTGGCTAGACGCTAGGTGGCGCCAGATTAATATTCAGTAACACAAAGTGGGCGTGGTTGGATTATGACGATTAGCCTTAAAGGCACAAAACCGGATTCATACGTAAACAAAAGGGGaaataatcaatatttacacAGATTATTAGATTAGAATTGTCAGGGTTCGTAAATAGatgcaaaaaaactgaaactgaaactgaaccTGCTGTCAGACCTTACaatattagatagatagatagatagatagatagatagatagatagatagatagatagatagatagatagataatttaaataaaataaaaccaaattatCCATCACATGCTGGGAttattcacttgttacagcagcagatagtCAAATCCAGACAAGAGAACATGTGAaagtacaatatatatatatttatttacctttattgtaaatataaagggAAAAAATTTAACACAGATAATATGTACATAACATACACAAAATATTATAGCGAGAGAAAAGTAGGCTAATTAAACAAAGTGTAGTGGCACATACATGTGGgtgtatgttttatttgtgcTTCATGTATACGAGATAACGATACATACATAATAATgcttagatagatagatatacagatagatatAATACGAGTAAAACAATggtatgtatattttatattcaatcaTGTTTACTCTTCTGAAAAGACTTGTATATACACTTAtatgttatataaataaaatagaggtattatttgttgatgttttcattaCTAGTAAAGTCATAATTAGATCAATGATGtatatgaaaacaacatttaattaatttgacgTGGCAAAACTccttaaaaacatatatatatatatatgaagagTGTGTCTGATGAGAGAGCATGTTGTCGTTCACCTCAGGTTTGTGTGTAAACCTGGAGCTCTGTGCACTGAATCGAGGTTAGGAGAGGATTAATCCGCTCAACCTTGCCAACCAGCTCTCCCCGCCAGTAGGAAAGACCAATTACATAACCGCATTATACAATAAATACCTCTCCACTAAACCGTGAACTGGGACCAGTACGGGAAGTTTGGCTCATTTCGTCTCTTTATAACTGCGTGTGCGTCGTCAGAAGACTGTCGCCGCATCCTCGTCTCCCTGTGCTgcttcatcatcttcctcctcttcgttctttctcctcctcctcttcctcctgtttttctGCGGTTCTTAGTGAAACACAAGTCAAGGTCCGCGGAGAGTTTAGCTCCGCTGAAGAAGACGCGCCCACTATTGGTTACGCTGCGCATTTCTTGGGGGAGAAACGTGCTAGGACCCGGACTTGGCTGCGCATCCaaaggaggaggtggtgctGTGGGGCTTTCATGGGAACTATACGGATATTCCTCTCGTAGCAATTCGATACGTCGTTCGTTGAATGATGGCTCTCCACAAGATTTTCCGGGCTGTCATCATGGGGCCTCCGGGATCGGGGAAAGGAACAGTCTCTGCGCGCATAACCAAAAGTTTCGTGCTGAAGCACCTCTCAAGTGGGGACATCCTGAGATGCAACGTCAACGCTCAAACTGGTGAGACGCGGGGGACATGTCGACTAACTTATAGCGAGAGAGTGATTGTATCATCTGGAACAACATCTGCACATGTTTaacctgtttttaataaatcagCAGGCTGCAAGGATATTATCAAAAGGAGGCACTTCCTTTCCTCCCAGAGCACAATACACTTATCACTGGGCTCAACCACTGGAATTAAACTATTCTTCAATCCAAAGTATTTTGTGTAGAGTAAGAACTGCTGTCTAAGTTTGTCTTCTGGACTACTGTGATAAGAGATCCACTCCTTAAACGTCCATTTGTTATCTTTACCACAGAGGAATAAGAGTAGAAAAGTTGCTGCTTCTCTTCAGTCAAGGTCAAAATGGGTAGCATGTGCTAATGGAGCATTTTGCCTCGTGTTTGCACTGGATACAGTTGAGCCAACATTACCTGGTGCTCGGAATGAGGCCCTACTATCTCTCAAACTCACCTTGGAGGAAGATAAAAGGAAGGTGTAAGATAAGGAAAGCCTGTGCACCTTTGCTCCCTGAGAGGAGGAGCTACAGATGGAGACGTGTTACGGAGTACACTTGCAGTACTGGTTAAACCGAGGAGTGTACTGCAGGCATGAACTGAGGCAGTGGAAATACTCATTATTTATGAAGACATGCATTTCCACTCCTCATGCCCATGTTGTAGTGTCATACTGCAAATTGTCTGTGCACAAGTTCAACCGAAATCTTATTGTTGCTGGCAGCtgagcagagcagctccactgcaGCAGTTAAAGCATTCAAAGCAGTTATTCTTGTAAAAATCCCCCCCAAACAGACCTTGGATCTGCACCTGTGACCTTGTCTGTAGTAAAACCTCTTTTGGGTGTGAGCACTGAGGATAGACTCTATCTAATCTATCCAATAGATGAATCCATTTACTTGTAGATAAACCCTCCTTAAATATCTCTGAACCACTATTTGTTTTGCCAAAGCCGTGCAGCAATGCCTTTGTTTTCTAGACACCTAGGTCTGAGTCATGCAATATCTATGTAAAATTCTACTCAACTTCTTCATGTAAGTTTCCTAACCAAGTTTTATGGTCCGTTTTACCCTTTGCTCTGTTCCTTACTAGTGACATCAGAGTAGCACAGTCAGGTCGTTTCTCAAGGCTTGTCAGGAAAAGTCTTTCATTTGCTGGTCTCAGACCAATTAAAGAGGAAGTAACAGGGAGAAAAAATCTCATGCCTTCAAATCCTTAACCTGCATTATccctttaaaactttaaaagctTTGCAGTAAAACATGTCCCATTCTGTATCATAGTACACACAAGTTCCTCTGTTTGCTCCTGCAGCCTGAAGCAGCTAAAAGTTATTTCTGCAGGAAGATTAAAACAGCATTAATATCTTCACATGATCAGCATCTCTTCattctgtgttatttttgtgtgtcagagctCGGCCTGTTGTTGAAGTCCTGCATTGATCAGGGTCAGCTTGTACCCGATGACGTCATGTCTCGTCTAATCCTGAGTGACCTGAGAGGCATGGGCCAGAGCAGCTGGCTGCTTGATGGTAAGTGCATCTAGTTGTTTGGAAAATCCTCCATATGGATGTTTATTTAGTTAACTGCTGTCAGGGCAACGTTCTCTTTGACCTAATTCACATCCCGGCACAGTAATCTATCATATCCCTCGTCTTCATCTCC
This genomic window contains:
- the rcl1 gene encoding RNA 3'-terminal phosphate cyclase-like protein, with the protein product MASHGLDYDGCNFFRQRLVLSTLSGKRVKIKGIRWKEDDPGLRDFEASFIRLLDKVTNGSRIEINQTGTVLFYQPGLLYGGVVEHDCSPQRSIGYYLEALLMLAPFMKNSLKATLRGVTNDPVDPSVDMLKSTALPLMKKFGIDGEGFDLKVVKRGMAPGGGGEVVFTCPVRRTIRPMQFTDPGKIKRIRGMAYSVRVSPQMANRIVDSARSILNKFIPDIYIYTDHMKGASSGKSPGFGLTLVAETLNGSFLSAEMSSTPQGQGDIILPEDLGTNCAKLLLEEIYRGGCVDSSNQSLALLLMTLGQQDVSKVLLGPLSPYTIEFLKHIRDFFQIMFKIEVQKPLDDERKGGDKVLMTCVGVGYSNMNKTLK